The proteins below are encoded in one region of Homo sapiens chromosome 8, GRCh38.p14 Primary Assembly:
- the LY6S gene encoding lymphocyte antigen 6S isoform X2 translates to MTAVSSNRNPEDDGCLLEQEPRGRRLSPRTGTPRTTAVSSNRDPKNDGCLLKQEPRGRRLSPQTGTPGTTAVSSNRNPEDDGCLLKQEPRGRRLSPQTGTPRTTAVSSNRDPGDDGCLLKQGPRGRRLSPQTGTPRTTAVSSNRNPGDDGCLLKQGPRGRRLSPQTGTTRTTAVSSNRNPEDDGCLLKQGPRGRRLSPQTGTPRTTAVSSNRNPEDDDCLLKQGPRGRRLSPQTGTPRTTAVSSNRNPEDDGCLLKQEPRGRRLSPQTGTTRTTAVSSNRNPEDDGCLLKQGPRGGRLSPQTGIPRTTAVSSNRDHEDDGCLLKEESRGRRLSPQTGTPRTTAVFSNRSPGDDGCLLKQEPRGRRLSPQTGTPRTTAVSSNRNPQNDGCLLKQELRKPEADTD, encoded by the exons ATGACGGCTGTCTCCTCAAACAGGAACCCCGAGGATGACGGCTGTCTCCTCGAACAGGAGCCCCGGGGACGACGGCTGTCTCCTCGAACAGGGACCCCGAGGACGACAGCTGTCTCCTCAAACAGGGACCCCAAGAATGACGGCTGTCTCCTCAAACAGGAACCCCGAGGACGACGGCTGTCTCCTCAAACAGGAACCCCGGGGACGACGGCTGTCTCCTCAAACAGGAACCCCGAGGACGACGGCTGTCTCCTCAAACAGGAACCCCGGGGACGACGGCTGTCTCCTCAAACAGGGACCCCGAGGACGACGGCTGTCTCCTCAAACAGGGACCCCGGGGACGACGGCTGTCTCCTCAAACAGGGACCCCGGGGACGACGGCTGTCTCCTCAAACAGGAACCCCGAGGACGACGGCTGTCTCCTCAAACAGGAACCCCGGGGATGACGGCTGTCTCCTCAAACAGGGACCCCGGGGACGACGGCTGTCTCCTCAAACAGGGACCACGAGGACGACGGCTGTCTCCTCAAACAGGAATCCCGAGGACGACGGCTGTCTCCTCAAACAGGGACCCCGGGGACGACGGCTGTCTCCTCAAACAGGAACCCCGAGGACGACGGCTGTCTCCTCAAACAGGAATCCCGAGGACGACGACTGTCTCCTCAAACAGGGACCCCGGGGACGACGGCTGTCTCCTCAAACAGGGACCCCGAGGACGACGGCTGTCTCCTCAAACAGGAACCCCGAGGACGACGGCTGTCTCCTCAAACAGGAACCCCGAGGACGACGGCTGTCTCCTCAAACAGGGACCACGAGGACGACGGCTGTCTCCTCAAACAGGAATCCCGAGGACGACGGCTGTCTCCTCAAACAGGGACCCCGGGGAGGACGGCTGTCTCCTCAAACAGGAATCCCGAGGACGACGGCTGTCTCCTCAAACAGGGACCACGAGGACGACGGCTGTCTCCTCAAAGAGGAATCCCGAGGACGACGGCTGTCTCCTCAAACAGGAACCCCGAGGACGACGGCTGTCTTCTCTAACAGGAGCCCCGGGGACGACGGCTGTCTCCTCAAACAGGAACCCCGGGGACGACGGCTGTCTCCTCAAACAGGGACCCCGAGGACGACGGCTGTCTCCTCAAACAGGAACCCCCAGAATGACGGCTGTCTTCTCAAACAGGAACTTCGGAAGCCAGAAGCAGACACTG aTTAA
- the LY6S gene encoding lymphocyte antigen 6S isoform X1 — protein sequence MTAVSSNRNPEDDGCLLEQEPRGRRLSPRTGTPRTTAVSSNRDPKNDGCLLKQEPRGRRLSPQTGTPGTTAVSSNRNPEDDGCLLKQEPRGRRLSPQTGTPRTTAVSSNRDPGDDGCLLKQGPRGRRLSPQTGTPRTTAVSSNRNPGDDGCLLKQGPRGRRLSPQTGTTRTTAVSSNRNPEDDGCLLKQGPRGRRLSPQTGTPRTTAVSSNRNPEDDDCLLKQGPRGRRLSPQTGTPRTTAVSSNRNPEDDGCLLKQEPRGRRLSPQTGTTRTTAVSSNRNPEDDGCLLKQGPRGGRLSPQTGIPRTTAVSSNRDHEDDGCLLKEESRGRRLSPQTGTPRTTAVFSNRSPGDDGCLLKQEPRGRRLSPQTGTPRTTAVSSNRNPQNDGCLLKQELRKPEADTAL from the exons ATGACGGCTGTCTCCTCAAACAGGAACCCCGAGGATGACGGCTGTCTCCTCGAACAGGAGCCCCGGGGACGACGGCTGTCTCCTCGAACAGGGACCCCGAGGACGACAGCTGTCTCCTCAAACAGGGACCCCAAGAATGACGGCTGTCTCCTCAAACAGGAACCCCGAGGACGACGGCTGTCTCCTCAAACAGGAACCCCGGGGACGACGGCTGTCTCCTCAAACAGGAACCCCGAGGACGACGGCTGTCTCCTCAAACAGGAACCCCGGGGACGACGGCTGTCTCCTCAAACAGGGACCCCGAGGACGACGGCTGTCTCCTCAAACAGGGACCCCGGGGACGACGGCTGTCTCCTCAAACAGGGACCCCGGGGACGACGGCTGTCTCCTCAAACAGGAACCCCGAGGACGACGGCTGTCTCCTCAAACAGGAACCCCGGGGATGACGGCTGTCTCCTCAAACAGGGACCCCGGGGACGACGGCTGTCTCCTCAAACAGGGACCACGAGGACGACGGCTGTCTCCTCAAACAGGAATCCCGAGGACGACGGCTGTCTCCTCAAACAGGGACCCCGGGGACGACGGCTGTCTCCTCAAACAGGAACCCCGAGGACGACGGCTGTCTCCTCAAACAGGAATCCCGAGGACGACGACTGTCTCCTCAAACAGGGACCCCGGGGACGACGGCTGTCTCCTCAAACAGGGACCCCGAGGACGACGGCTGTCTCCTCAAACAGGAACCCCGAGGACGACGGCTGTCTCCTCAAACAGGAACCCCGAGGACGACGGCTGTCTCCTCAAACAGGGACCACGAGGACGACGGCTGTCTCCTCAAACAGGAATCCCGAGGACGACGGCTGTCTCCTCAAACAGGGACCCCGGGGAGGACGGCTGTCTCCTCAAACAGGAATCCCGAGGACGACGGCTGTCTCCTCAAACAGGGACCACGAGGACGACGGCTGTCTCCTCAAAGAGGAATCCCGAGGACGACGGCTGTCTCCTCAAACAGGAACCCCGAGGACGACGGCTGTCTTCTCTAACAGGAGCCCCGGGGACGACGGCTGTCTCCTCAAACAGGAACCCCGGGGACGACGGCTGTCTCCTCAAACAGGGACCCCGAGGACGACGGCTGTCTCCTCAAACAGGAACCCCCAGAATGACGGCTGTCTTCTCAAACAGGAACTTCGGAAGCCAGAAGCAGACACTG CCCTCTGA
- the LY6L gene encoding lymphocyte antigen 6L preproprotein, which produces MERLVLTLCTLPLAVASAGCATTPARNLSCYQCFKVSSWTECPPTWCSPLDQVCISNEVVVSFKWSVRVLLSKRCAPRCPNDNMKFEWSPAPMVQGVITRRCCSWALCNRALTPQEGRWALRGGLLLQVGLSLLRALL; this is translated from the exons ATGGAGAGGCTCGTCCTAACCCTGTGCACCCTCCCGCTGGCTGTGGCGTCTGCTGGCTGCGCCACGACGCCAG CTCGCAACCTGAGCTGCTACCAGTGCTTCAAGGTCAGCAGCTGGACGGAGTGCCCGCCCACCTGGTGCAGCCCGCTGGACCAAGTCTGCATCTCCAACGAGGTGGTCGTCTCTTTTA AATGGAGTGTACGCGTCCTGCTCAGCAAACGCTGTGCTCCCAGATGTCCCAACGACAACATGAAGTTCGAATGGTCGCCGGCCCCCATGGTGCAAGGCGTGATCACCAGGCGCTGCTGTTCCTGGGCTCTCTGCAACAGGGCACTGACCCCACAGGAGGGGCGCTGGGCCCTGCGAGGGGGGCTCCTGCTCCAggtgggcctcagcctcctcagggcCCTGTTGTGA